A region from the Brassica napus cultivar Da-Ae chromosome C8, Da-Ae, whole genome shotgun sequence genome encodes:
- the LOC125591709 gene encoding probable splicing factor 3A subunit 1 — translation MLSSMQILPLEAPPTDGNLGPLPPSQLTDQEIEERELQSEQTRSNQAPESVATHTRTIGIIHPPPDIRSIVEKTAQFVSKNGLEFEKRIMASNAKNAKFNFLTSSDPYHAFYQHKLAEYRAQNEDGAQGNDADGADLQLDGGGDEGEAGEAKPDLQAQFRVPPKPLEPPEPEKYTVRLPEGITGEELEYIKLTAQFVARNGKSFLTGLQSRENNNPQFFFMKPTHSMFPLFTSLVDAYFDVLKPPEDLKEKLRKSAADLTTVLERCLHRLEWDRSQEQQRKKEEDEKEQERVQMAMIDWHDFVVVESIDFADEEDEELPPPMTLEEVIRRSKVSAAMEEDEVVEPGKEVEMEMDEEEMKLVADGMRAANLEENGGYVRIENMNEEAPMRIVKNWKRPEDRIPTERDPTKVVISPITGELIPINEMSEHMRISLIDPKFKEQKDRMFAKIRETTLAQDDEIAKNIVGLARLRPDIFGTTEEEVSNAVKAEIEKKKDEQPSQVIWDGHTGSIGRTANQALAQNANGEEQGNGVYGDPNSFPGPAALPPPRPGVPVVRPLPPPPNLALNLPRPPPSVQYPPRPLGVPMMQAMHPQHQLSMPGQPGHPSMMMMNRPPQMQPGGMHVPPPPGSQFAHLQVPRPYGQLAPPPIGMMQPPPMHGMPPPPPPGEAPPPLPEEPEPKRQKLDESALVPEEQFLAQHPGSATIRVSVPNVDDGQVIEITVQSLSENVGSLKEKIAGETQIPANKQKLSGKAGFLKDNMSLAHYNLGAGEILTLSLRERGGRKR, via the exons ATGTTAAGTTCGATGCAGATACTGCCACTCGAGGCTCCTCCCACCGACGGGAACCTCGGCCCGCTCCCTCCTTCGCAGCTAACCGATCAAGAAATCGAAGAGAGAGAGTTGCAATCGGAGCAGACCAGATCGAATCAAGCTCCGGAATCTGTAGCGACTCACACGAGGACTATCGGAATCATTCACCCGCCTCCAGATATCAGAAGCATCGTCGAGAAAACGGCGCAGTTTGTTTCCAAGAACGGGTTGGAGTTCGAGAAGAGGATCATGGCTAGCAATGCCAAGAATGCTAAATTCAACTTTTTGACCAGCTCTGATCCGTATCATGCGTTTTACCAGCATAAGCTCGCTGAGTATCGTGCTCAGAATGAAGATGGGGCTCAGGGTAATGATGCAGATGGTGCAGATCTTCAACttgatggtggtggtgatgaGGGTGAAGCTGGTGAGGCGAAGCCTGACCTTCAGGCTCAGTTTAGGGTTCCTCCTAAGCCTTTAGAGCCTCCGGAGCCTGAGAAGTATACAGTTAGACTTCCTGAAGGGATTACAGGCGAGGAGCTTGAGTATATTAAGCTCACAGCCCAGTTTGTGGCGCGGAATGGGAAGTCTTTCTTGACTGGGTTGCAGAGTAGAGAGAATAACAATCCTCAGTTTTTCTTTATGAAGCCAACTCATAGCATGTTCCCTTTATTCACTTCTCTGGTTGATGCGTATTTCGATGTGTTAAAGCCTCCTGAGGACTTGAAAGAGAAGCTGAGGAAGAGTGCCGCTGATTTGACGACCGTTCTTGAGCGGTGTTTGCATCGTCTTGAGTGGGATCGGTCTCAGGAGCAGCAGAGAAAGAAAGAGGAGGACGAGAAGGAGCAGGAGAGAGTGCAGATGGCTATGATTGATTGGCATGATTTTGTGGTTGTGGAGTCTATTGATTTTGCTGACGAGGAGGACGAGGAGTTGCCACCGCCTATGACGCTTGAGGAGGTTATAAGGAGGAGCAAAGTATCTGCAGCGATGGAGGAAGATGAAGTTGTGGAGCCTGGAAAGGAagtggagatggagatggatgaagaggagatgaagcttGTTGCGGATGGAATGAGAGCAGCGAACCTGGAAGAGAATGGTGGCTATGTAAGGATTGAAAATATGAACGAAGAAGCACCTATGAGAATCGTTAAGAACTGGAAGAGGCCAGAAGATAGGATCCCGACAGAGAGAGATCCTACAAAAGTTGTTATATCTCCGATTACTGGCGAGCTGATTCCAATCAATGAGATGTCTGAGCACATGCGGATTTCGCTTATTGATCCCAAGTTCAAAGAGCAGAAGGACCGTATGTTTGCTAAGATTCGTGAGACCACTCTTGCACAAGATGACGAGATTGCTAAAAACATAGTCGGGCTTGCTCGTCTGCGTCCTGATATTTTTGGGACGACTGAAGAAGAAGTCTCAAATGCTGTAAAGGCGGAgattgagaagaagaaagatgagcAGCCAAGTCAAGTAATATGGGATGGTCACACAGGAAGTATAGGTCGCACAGCAAACCAAGCCTTGGCTCAGAATGCTAATGGAGAAGAGCAAGGTAATGGCGTTTATGGAGATCCCAATAGCTTCCCTGGTCCGGctgctcttcctcctcctcgacCAGGTGTCCCAGTAGTCCGGCCACTGCCACCACCTCCTAATCTCGCCTTGAACCTCCCTCGCCCTCCTCCTTCTGTTCAGTACCCACCAAGGCCATTAGGTGTTCCAATGATGCAAGCCATGCATCCACAACACCAGCTCTCGATGCCTGGACAACCTGGACACCcgtcgatgatgatgatgaaccgaCCACCACAAATGCAGCCTGGTGGTATGCATGTGCCGCCTCCACCGGGATCACAATTTGCTCATCTTCAAGTTCCGAGACCTTATGGTCAGCTTGCACCACCTCCTATAGGGATGATGCAACCACCACCTATGCATGGgatgcctcctcctccacccCCTGGGGAGGCACCACCGCCTCTTCCCGAGGAGCCAGAGCCAAAGAGACAGAAGCTCGACGAATCAGCTCTTGTTCCCGAAGAACAATTTCTTGCTCAGCATCCG GGCTCTGCTACGATCCGTGTCTCTGTTCCAAATGTGGATGACGGGCAGGTCATTGAGATCACAGTGCAGTCATTATCCGAAAACGTGGGAAGTTTGAAGGAGAAAATAGCTGGTGAAACACAAATTCCAGCAAACAAACAGAAGTTGAGTGGCAAAGCTGGGTTCTTAAAGGACAACATGTCACTTGCACACTACAATCTTGGAGCAGGAGAAATCTTAACACTATCTTTGAGAGAACGTGGTGGGAGAAAGAGATAA
- the LOC106362116 gene encoding transmembrane 9 superfamily member 2-like — protein MKMLLLLLGALVLSSVGYVRSDASDHRYKEGDIVPLYANKVGPFHNPSETYRYFDLPFCVPEGVKEKKEAFGEVLNGDRLVSAPYKLNFRDEKDSEVYCKKKLSKEEVKKFRQAVEKDYYFQMYYDDLPIWGFIGKVDKEIKSDPSEYKYFLYKHIEFEILYNNDRVIEISARMDPHSLVDLTEDKEVDAEFMYTVKWKETETPFEKRMDKYSMSSSLPHHLEIHWFSIINSCVTVLLLTGFLATILMRVLKNDFTKYAQDEEAADDLEETGWKYIHGDVFRFPTHNSLFAASLGSGTQLFTLTIFIFMLALVGVFYPYNRGALFTALVVIYALTSGIAGYTSASFYCQLEGKSWVRNLLLTGCLFCGPLLLTFCFLNTVAITYTATAALPFGTIVVIVLIWTLVTSPLLVLGGIAGKNSKAEFQAPCRTTKYPREIPPLPWYRSAVPQMAMAGFLPFSAIYIELYYIFASVWGHRIYTIYSILFIVFIILIIVTAFITVALTYFQLAAEDHQWWWRSFLCGGSTGLFIYAYCLYYYYARSDMSGFMQTSFFFGYMACICYGFFLMLGTVGFRAALFFVRHIYRSIKCE, from the exons ATGAAGATGCTGCTCCTCTTACTCGGAGCTCTAGTCCTCTCCAGCGTCGGCTATGTCAGATCCGACGCCTCCGACCACCGCTACAAGGAAGGAGACATCGTTCCTTTATACGCCAACAAGGTCGGCCCATTCCACAATCCAAG TGAGACGTATCGTTACTTTGATCTTCCCTTCTGTGTTCCAG AGGGTGTGAAAGAGAAGAAGGAAGCCTTTGGAGAGGTTCTGAACGGCGATCGTCTCGTTAGCGCTCCATACAAGCTCAACTTCAGAGACGAAAAGGACTCCGAAGTCTACTGCAAGAAGAAGCTGAGCAAAGAAGAGGTCAAAAAGTTCCGGCAAGCCGTTGAGAAAGACTACTACTTCCAGATGTACTACGACGATCTCCCCATCTGGGGGTTCATTGGCAAAGTCGACAAGGAGATCAAATCTGATCCGAGCGAGTACAAGTACTTCCTCTACAAGCACATCGAGTTTGAGATTCTGTACAACAATGACCGTGTGATTGAGATCAGTGCTAGGATGGATCCACACTCGCTTGTTGATCTTACTGAGGATAAAGAAGTGGATGCTGAGTTTATGTATACGGTGAAGTGGAAGGAGACGGAGACTCCGTTTGAGAAGAGGATGGACAAGtactccatgtcttcttctcttccgcATCACTTGGAGATTCACTGGTTCTCTATTATTAACTCGTGTGTCACTGTGCTGCTTTTGACTGGGTTCCTTGCTACCATCTTGATGCGTGTCCTCAAGAATGATTTCACCAA GTATGCTCAAGACGAGGAAGCTGCTGATGATCTGGAGGAAACTGGGTGGAAGTACATTCATGGCGATGTGTTTAGGTTCCCAACGCACAATTCTTTGTTTGCTGCATCACTTGGTAGTGGTACTCAACTGTTTACCCT GACCATATTCATTTTCATGCTTGCTCTTGTTGGAGTGTTCTACCCGTACAACCGAGGAGCACTCTTTACCGCTTTGGTGGTCATTTACGCTCTAACCTCTGGAATTGCTGGATACACATCCGCCTCTTTCTACTGCCAACTTGAAGGCAAAAGCTGG GTGAGAAACTTGTTACTCACCGGATGTCTCTTCTGTGGTCCTTTACTCCTAACCTTCTGCTTCCTCAACACCGTAGCCATCACCTACACAGCAACCGCAGCACTACCCTTTGGAACCATCGTTGTTATCGTCCTTATATGGACACTAGTCACGTCGCCTCTACTCGTCTTAGGTGGCATCGCCGGTAAAAACAGCAAAGCTGAGTTCCAAGCGCCCTGCCGTACGACCAAGTACCCCCGCGAGATCCCGCCGCTCCCTTGGTACAGAAGCGCTGTTCCTCAGATGGCCATGGCTGGTTTCCTTCCTTTCAGTGCCATCTACATCGAGCTTTACTACATTTTCGCTAGTGTCTGGGGTCACCGGATCTACACCATCTACAGCATCCTATTCATCGTcttcatcatcctcatcatcgTCACTGCGTTCATAACCGTCGCTTTGACTTACTTCCAGCTCGCTGCTGAAGATCACCAATGGTGGTGGAG ATCATTCCTATGCGGTGGGTCGACCGGTTTGTTTATCTACGCCTACTGCTTATACTATTACTACGCTCGATCAGACATGTCTGGATTCATGCAAACATCGTTCTTCTTCGGATACATGGCTTGCATTTGCTACGGGTTCTTCTTAATGCTCGGGACTGTCGGCTTTCGCGCTGCACTTTTCTTCGTTCGTCACATTTACCGGTCGATCAAATGCGAGTAA
- the LOC106431061 gene encoding protein BASIC PENTACYSTEINE2-like, with translation MDDDGFRNWGYYEPAAATFKGNLGLQLMSSADRNTKPFLPGRDPNLMIGQNGSYHHPEPPIHMSYNWINQQKDKFFNMLPVTATPNYGNALPETSSAPSMHHHQTEDNPVKCEEEEEIVQPNKKRKTNSKASTATTKGKKPRKPKEENDSKTNVSRVKPAKKSVDLVINGVNMDISGLPVPVCTCTGAPQQCYRWGCGGWQSACCTTNISMHPLPMSTKRRGARISGRKMSQGAFKKVLEKLSSDGFNFGNPIDLKSHWARHGTNKFVTIR, from the coding sequence ATGGATGACGATGGGTTTCGCAATTGGGGTTACTACGAACCTGCAGCTGCTACGTTCAAAGGTAACCTCGGTTTGCAGCTAATGTCAAGCGCTGACCGGAACACTAAACCGTTTCTACCCGGTCGAGATCCGAATCTAATGATTGGCCAAAACGGGTCATACCACCACCCTGAGCCTCCCATCCACATGAGCTACAACTGGATTAACCAACAGAAGGACAAGTTCTTCAACATGTTACCTGTAACAGCAACTCCTAATTACGGAAATGCCCTCCCCGAAACTTCATCAGCCCCGTCCATGCATCATCATCAAACCGAGGATAACCCGGTTAAGtgcgaagaagaggaagagattgTTCAGCCTAACAAGAAGAGAAAGACTAACTCAAAAGCTAGCACGGCGACAACAAAGGGGAAGAAGCCTCGTAAACCAAAAGAGGAGAACGACAGCAAGACTAACGTTTCGCGAGTCAAACCGGCTAAGAAAAGCGTTGACTTGGTTATCAACGGAGTGAACATGGACATTTCCGGTTTACCTGTACCGGTCTGCACTTGCACCGGAGCTCCTCAGCAATGCTACCGTTGGGGATGTGGCGGTTGGCAGTCTGCGTGTTGCACCACGAACATATCGATGCATCCGTTGCCTATGAGTACCAAACGCCGCGGAGCGAGGATCTCGGGGAGGAAGATGAGTCAAGGAGCGTTTAAGAAGGTTCTTGAGAAACTTTCTTCTGATGGGTTTAACTTTGGGAACCCCATTGATCTTAAGAGCCATTGGGCTAGACATGGGACTAACAAGTTCGTCACCATCAGATGA
- the LOC106359357 gene encoding E3 ubiquitin-protein ligase SP1: protein MDSNPMLQIAFYLSCGATACYLWGRRIKGEADSFSSITRVVDFKRLDDLLKEKASKLLVVVSGKVASAATPSNGKHEDGPLGAVFNAKVEMGRGTKLEDDGSGWITKSQNFLFQVKRSPWYLEDSTGVVKVVGAEAAGDFLDALTPHFDMSLSEIFDSIVEPQQGSQTIFRASLDTGTSLTIIGEAARDEAGNLTIQNPNEQPFRIFSGEGSFDKMVANLKSNSEFYFFYSKIFGTIAFAIVVFKGVSFIRRVLRERAENADSDNEENP, encoded by the exons ATGCTTCAGATTGCTTTTTATTTGTCATGCGGTGCCACAGCATGTTACCTCTGGGGCCGTAGAATTAAAGG GGAAGCTGACTCTTTTAGCAGTATCACACGTGTGGTAGACTTCAAACGGTTAG ATGATTTGCTTAAAGAGAAAGCCTCGAAGCTCCTTGTTGTTGTGTCCGGAAAAGTTGCTTCTGCGGCAACGCCCTCGAATGGCAAACATGAGGATGGTCCTTTGGGTGCTGTTTTTAATGCTAAG GTCGAAATGGGGCGTGGGACCAAGTTGGAGGATGATGGTAGTGGTTGGATAACCAAGTCTCAGAATTTTCTGTTTCAAGTAAAGCGTAGTCCTTGGTATCTT GAAGACAGTACTGGTGTGGTGAAAGTAGTGGGAGCTGAAGCTGCTGGTGACTTTCTTGATGCTCTGACACCGCATTTTGATATGTCACTAAGTGAAATCTTTGATAGTATTGTAGAACCTCAACAAGGCTCTCAG ACGATTTTTCGGGCTTCTCTCGATACTGGTACCTCCTTAACTATTATTGGCGAG GCTGCTAGAGACGAAGCTGGTAATCTCACGATTCAAAACCCCAATGAACAGCCTTTTAGGATCTTCAGTGGAGAGGGCTCGTTTGATAAAATGGTTGCCAACTTGAAGTCAAATTCAGA gttttattttttctattccaAGATCTTTGGAACTATTGCTTTTgctatagtcgtttttaaaggCGTGAGTTTCATAAGAAGGGTTTTACGTGAGAGAGCAGAGAATGCTGATTCAGACAACGAAGAAAACCCATGA